One genomic window of Chitinophagaceae bacterium includes the following:
- a CDS encoding DNA-directed RNA polymerase subunit omega → MSKNKRNANGTISPVMETKNLSEMQKKTGNLYESIVVIAKRANQISSQLKEELHGKLEEFATTTDNLEEIHENREQIEISKYYEKMPDATLIATQEFMEDKVYFRNPVKDNEAI, encoded by the coding sequence ATGAGCAAGAATAAACGCAATGCAAACGGTACCATTTCTCCTGTAATGGAAACTAAAAATCTTTCAGAGATGCAGAAAAAAACCGGTAATCTTTATGAATCCATCGTAGTGATTGCAAAGCGGGCCAACCAGATTTCATCCCAGTTAAAAGAAGAGTTGCACGGTAAACTTGAAGAGTTTGCTACTACAACTGATAACCTCGAGGAAATTCATGAAAACCGTGAGCAAATTGAGATCTCTAAGTATTATGAGAAGATGCCGGATGCAACGCTCATCGCTACACAGGAATTTATGGAGGACAAAGTGTATTTCCGCAACCCTGTTAAAGACAATGAAGCAATCTGA
- the coaBC gene encoding bifunctional phosphopantothenoylcysteine decarboxylase/phosphopantothenate--cysteine ligase CoaBC has product MNSISGKKILMGVTGSIAAYKSALLIRQLIKEGAEVKVVMTREASNFIAPLTLSTLSKNKVDIDLIEDKAMLWNNHVELGLWADILLVAPATANTIAKFSNGLCDNLLTAVYLSARCPVVIAPAMDEDMWMHPATQNNIARLSSFGHVLIPVDSGELASGLMGPGRMAEPTAIVNYLDSYFAKIKMDGISKKALSGKTALVTAGPTHEPIDPVRFIGNHSSGKMGMAIAEELANQGATVKLILGPTTLGAVHANIKTTKVTTAQEMYEEVHKNFPGTDITVMAAAVADYTPESFAAEKIKKGAETQLHLSLVKTPDILRSLGEQKKNGQLLIGFALETANEIVNAKEKLRSKNLDMIILNSLRDQGAGFQHDTNRITIIDKQEQLHSYDLKNKQEVAKDIVSFILKLMNHAVSSATSNSR; this is encoded by the coding sequence GTGAACTCAATTTCCGGTAAAAAGATCCTGATGGGTGTTACCGGCAGCATTGCCGCGTATAAAAGCGCGCTTCTAATCCGGCAATTGATAAAAGAAGGTGCCGAAGTAAAAGTCGTAATGACAAGAGAGGCGAGTAATTTTATAGCTCCTCTTACACTGTCCACTCTTTCCAAAAACAAAGTAGATATTGACCTTATAGAGGACAAGGCAATGCTGTGGAACAATCACGTGGAGTTGGGACTTTGGGCTGACATACTGTTAGTAGCTCCTGCCACTGCAAATACCATTGCAAAGTTTTCAAACGGGCTTTGCGACAATCTGCTTACTGCCGTGTATCTCTCTGCACGTTGCCCTGTGGTAATCGCACCTGCAATGGACGAAGATATGTGGATGCATCCGGCAACACAAAACAATATTGCCAGGCTTTCTTCATTCGGACATGTTTTAATTCCTGTAGATTCAGGGGAATTGGCAAGTGGCCTGATGGGCCCGGGAAGAATGGCTGAACCTACCGCTATTGTAAATTATCTCGATTCGTATTTTGCAAAAATAAAAATGGACGGGATCAGCAAAAAGGCACTGTCTGGAAAGACAGCACTTGTTACAGCCGGACCAACCCACGAACCAATTGATCCTGTACGTTTCATCGGAAATCATTCTTCCGGAAAGATGGGAATGGCTATAGCTGAAGAATTGGCAAATCAGGGTGCCACGGTGAAATTGATTTTAGGCCCTACAACGTTGGGTGCTGTTCATGCAAATATTAAGACCACAAAAGTCACCACCGCGCAGGAAATGTATGAGGAAGTACACAAGAATTTTCCAGGAACAGATATCACAGTAATGGCTGCAGCCGTAGCGGATTATACACCGGAATCTTTTGCTGCTGAAAAAATAAAAAAGGGCGCTGAAACCCAGCTTCATCTTTCATTAGTTAAAACACCCGACATACTCAGGTCATTAGGGGAACAAAAAAAGAATGGACAATTGCTCATCGGATTTGCACTTGAGACTGCCAACGAAATTGTTAATGCCAAAGAAAAACTCCGGAGTAAAAATCTGGATATGATTATCCTCAACTCTCTCCGCGATCAGGGAGCAGGATTCCAACACGATACCAACAGAATTACGATTATTGACAAACAGGAACAGCTACATTCTTACGATTTGAAAAACAAACAAGAAGTTGCGAAAGATATCGTTAGTTTCATTTTAAAGCTCATGAATCATGCAGTATCTTCGGCAACTTCAAATAGCAGATAG
- a CDS encoding T9SS type A sorting domain-containing protein, with product MTSFLTEFRGFTVAIMLSFIFNFSGNAFTVSELQAVKYNGQVFLTWKNPAGTNFQYNVYRSSTPITVVSNLSTANFLGYVRDNSAKNVRKSNLYGSSYYFKITATGAPLATDRGLYVTTCTSSGSFYYAVMVVNLSTGQEDKLVLNGLNSLLLPISESVANPQPVLQYQSVETDGTLRYEYAQWGNNQSSSQYPAFTNAGSYAWNFTVFKSGNSANKSIYMLFKDESPFTTTGLDVCTDCNIIKIDDRLPNGVDTYWSGWNDNYNMYSTNNSVPSSGVVKMYTQARLKETLEWVRKNIGADSNKVYLTGVSHNGFGALLTSQMWPSMVTAVSAKSAPIILKALNSSEREQQWCSSSDNFETDYKDPNTGQNIPIWKLFDIRHMYLVNEMRGGPFISGINGKQDVTVGWVQKYFWYDSVDASRQGGTWYWDQRNHTNDGATFTEEEYTPAFERFTLARSYPAFSFCSVDQNPGNGTPTNGDQLGALNGYLDWNDASIVDNSTSYSITCFVKNMYAGGALLPQQYDSCTTDIAFRRIQKFKPTTGKTIYWNVKNSANKIVQQGSLVYTGDPITLYGIKVYRTNSTISLSYTQSCSTIYYVDADNDGYGSSTDPGTTYCTPPSGVVTNNTDCNDANAAIKPGAQEVCDANDVDEDCDGLKDDADGSVTGKITYYVDADHDNYGSSIAAGIAYCNPPAWYITNHTDCNDANASIKPGGQELCDANDVDEDCDGLADDLDISATGKVIYYVDADHDNFGSSTATGIAYCNPPAWFITNHTDCNDANSAIKPGGQELCDANDADEDCDGLSDDADASVTGKLTYYIDSDHDSYGSSTATGVAYCNPPAWYTTNHTDCNDSKSSVKPNGTEICDVNDVDEDCDGLADDADNSATGKLTYYIDVDHDTYGSSSATGIAYCNPPAWVTTNHTDCNDTDVSVNQSAIDICDGIDNNCNGIIDENAIIFSIGSTDPLNGCKNDMITLTATGTNMETFKWYKGTNTNPISGQTNSSYSLNYESNTVKAVVTNGFGCTATSNVISLGVLANPTSVITVNNGGNLDLCMGSVNLSTNAVINYARQWYRNDLIVAGATNPDYLPSTDGNYTVMVTNNLGCSKLSAPVTVTDALLYYSDTDQDGYGSAADPGTYSCIPLIGKVTNNTDCNDGIATIYPGAADICDGLDNNCNGSIDENAITVSVGPPGPITLCKNDSVTFLATGSNIESFSWYKGSSNAIVPGQTNSTYTLMPYQNTSVKAVVSNSYGCSATSNTVSITSVSNPTSYISSINLNLCLGAVLLTASGESAAVTWQWYKGGTIIPGATSSIYSASQADYFEVIVTNTNSGCSKLSPAVTVINACKTTVQTDEIKVYPNPSNGLFHLLISNIHDAKLVLKLSDITGRVLFTTAQQIEEENFQTDIDLKNHPAGIYMLEIILGDEVMHQQIINQ from the coding sequence ATGACTTCTTTTTTAACGGAATTTCGCGGCTTCACAGTTGCGATCATGCTTTCCTTTATATTTAATTTTTCAGGTAATGCATTTACTGTTAGTGAACTGCAAGCTGTAAAATATAATGGTCAGGTATTTCTTACCTGGAAAAATCCGGCAGGAACAAATTTTCAGTATAATGTTTACCGTTCGTCAACTCCTATCACAGTAGTATCAAATCTTTCTACTGCCAATTTCCTTGGTTATGTGCGGGATAATTCTGCTAAAAATGTCCGTAAATCAAATCTTTATGGTTCAAGTTATTATTTTAAGATCACCGCCACTGGAGCACCATTGGCAACTGATCGTGGATTGTATGTGACTACCTGTACAAGCAGCGGGTCTTTTTATTATGCGGTAATGGTTGTTAATCTGTCTACTGGCCAGGAAGATAAATTAGTGCTCAATGGACTGAATTCACTCCTTTTACCGATCTCGGAATCAGTCGCCAATCCTCAGCCTGTACTTCAGTATCAATCGGTAGAAACGGATGGAACTTTAAGGTACGAATATGCACAGTGGGGCAATAATCAATCCTCCAGTCAGTATCCTGCTTTTACCAATGCCGGCTCTTATGCCTGGAACTTCACAGTTTTTAAGTCTGGCAACAGTGCCAATAAGTCTATTTACATGCTGTTCAAAGATGAAAGCCCCTTTACCACTACCGGTCTTGACGTTTGCACCGATTGCAATATTATTAAGATCGATGATCGGCTGCCGAACGGAGTAGATACTTACTGGTCGGGCTGGAATGATAATTATAACATGTATTCTACTAACAACTCAGTACCTTCTTCAGGTGTTGTAAAAATGTATACCCAGGCCAGATTAAAAGAAACACTTGAATGGGTGAGGAAAAATATTGGTGCCGATAGCAACAAAGTCTATCTTACTGGTGTCTCACACAACGGCTTTGGTGCCTTGCTGACTTCACAGATGTGGCCATCAATGGTTACTGCAGTTTCCGCTAAAAGCGCCCCGATTATTCTTAAAGCATTGAACAGTTCCGAGCGGGAGCAACAATGGTGCAGTTCTTCCGATAACTTTGAAACTGACTATAAAGATCCAAATACCGGGCAAAATATTCCAATCTGGAAACTTTTTGATATAAGACATATGTATCTTGTGAATGAAATGCGTGGAGGTCCGTTTATCAGTGGCATCAATGGGAAACAGGACGTTACCGTTGGTTGGGTTCAGAAATATTTCTGGTACGACAGCGTGGATGCCTCACGCCAGGGCGGTACCTGGTATTGGGATCAAAGAAATCATACGAATGATGGCGCTACATTTACTGAGGAAGAATATACACCCGCATTTGAAAGATTTACATTGGCGCGTTCTTATCCGGCCTTTTCATTTTGCTCTGTCGACCAGAATCCGGGCAATGGCACTCCTACAAATGGTGACCAGTTGGGTGCACTCAATGGTTACCTTGACTGGAATGATGCATCTATCGTAGACAATAGCACCAGTTACAGCATCACTTGTTTTGTTAAAAATATGTATGCCGGAGGAGCATTGCTGCCGCAGCAGTATGACTCTTGTACCACTGATATTGCTTTCCGGAGAATTCAAAAATTCAAACCAACTACCGGGAAAACAATTTACTGGAATGTAAAAAACAGTGCTAATAAAATTGTTCAGCAGGGAAGTCTTGTCTATACAGGCGATCCCATAACATTGTATGGTATAAAAGTCTACCGTACCAACAGCACTATTTCCTTGTCTTATACGCAATCATGTTCAACCATTTATTATGTTGATGCTGATAATGACGGATATGGTTCCTCCACTGATCCGGGAACAACTTATTGCACTCCTCCTTCGGGTGTTGTAACAAATAATACAGACTGTAATGATGCCAATGCAGCAATTAAACCGGGAGCACAGGAAGTATGCGATGCTAATGATGTTGATGAAGATTGCGACGGATTGAAAGATGATGCCGATGGTTCAGTTACAGGCAAAATAACTTATTACGTAGATGCTGATCATGATAATTATGGCTCTTCCATCGCAGCTGGTATTGCTTATTGTAACCCACCAGCCTGGTATATTACTAACCACACCGACTGTAACGATGCCAATGCATCCATCAAACCAGGAGGACAGGAATTGTGTGATGCAAATGATGTAGATGAAGACTGCGATGGACTTGCTGATGATTTAGATATATCTGCTACAGGGAAAGTGATTTATTATGTTGATGCAGATCATGACAACTTCGGTTCTTCCACTGCCACGGGAATAGCATATTGCAATCCGCCAGCCTGGTTCATCACTAATCACACGGACTGCAACGATGCAAATTCAGCCATCAAACCAGGAGGACAGGAATTGTGTGATGCAAATGATGCGGACGAAGATTGTGACGGTTTATCAGATGATGCAGATGCTTCCGTAACCGGAAAATTAACTTACTATATTGATAGTGATCACGACAGCTATGGTTCTTCTACTGCTACCGGAGTTGCTTATTGTAATCCTCCTGCCTGGTACACTACCAACCATACAGATTGTAATGATTCAAAGTCTTCTGTCAAGCCCAATGGAACAGAAATTTGTGATGTAAATGACGTAGACGAAGATTGTGATGGCCTTGCAGATGATGCAGACAACAGCGCCACAGGAAAATTGACCTATTACATTGACGTGGACCATGATACTTATGGATCTTCTTCAGCAACCGGTATTGCATACTGCAACCCTCCTGCCTGGGTTACCACCAATCACACCGATTGTAATGACACTGATGTATCCGTAAATCAGAGTGCTATTGATATTTGCGATGGTATTGATAACAATTGTAACGGAATTATTGATGAAAATGCAATTATATTTTCGATTGGCTCTACGGATCCTCTAAACGGTTGTAAAAATGACATGATAACTCTTACCGCGACAGGAACCAATATGGAAACCTTTAAATGGTACAAAGGAACGAATACAAATCCGATCAGTGGGCAGACTAATTCTTCCTACAGCCTGAACTATGAAAGCAATACGGTGAAAGCAGTTGTAACCAATGGCTTTGGATGCACCGCGACTTCCAATGTAATTTCACTGGGTGTTTTGGCGAATCCAACATCAGTAATTACAGTGAATAACGGAGGCAACCTTGATCTTTGCATGGGCTCTGTTAATCTTTCCACCAATGCAGTTATCAATTATGCACGTCAATGGTACAGGAATGATCTGATAGTAGCAGGTGCCACAAACCCTGACTATTTGCCTTCAACTGACGGTAACTATACCGTAATGGTAACAAACAATTTAGGCTGCAGTAAATTATCGGCTCCCGTAACGGTAACAGATGCTCTGCTTTATTATTCAGATACCGATCAGGATGGCTATGGGTCTGCTGCAGATCCGGGGACTTATTCTTGTATTCCTCTAATTGGAAAGGTCACCAATAACACAGACTGCAACGATGGTATAGCAACCATTTATCCTGGCGCTGCTGATATTTGTGATGGTCTTGATAATAACTGCAATGGCTCTATTGACGAAAATGCGATAACGGTTTCTGTTGGCCCTCCCGGACCCATTACCCTTTGTAAAAACGACTCTGTAACGTTTTTAGCTACCGGTTCAAACATCGAAAGCTTTAGCTGGTATAAAGGAAGTAGTAATGCGATAGTGCCCGGACAAACTAATTCAACCTATACTTTAATGCCTTACCAGAATACAAGCGTTAAAGCGGTTGTAAGCAATAGTTATGGATGCAGCGCTACTTCCAACACAGTATCTATTACAAGTGTTTCTAATCCAACATCATACATCAGCTCAATCAATCTGAACCTTTGTCTTGGTGCTGTATTACTTACGGCGTCGGGTGAATCCGCTGCTGTTACGTGGCAATGGTATAAAGGAGGGACGATAATTCCAGGTGCCACCTCATCAATTTATTCAGCCAGCCAGGCAGACTATTTTGAAGTAATTGTGACGAATACAAATAGTGGCTGCAGCAAATTGTCACCGGCTGTAACAGTAATTAATGCCTGCAAAACCACTGTTCAGACTGATGAAATAAAGGTTTACCCCAATCCGTCCAATGGACTTTTTCATTTATTGATCAGTAATATACATGATGCTAAGCTTGTTTTGAAACTCTCAGATATAACTGGAAGAGTGTTATTCACCACCGCTCAGCAAATTGAGGAGGAAAATTTCCAAACTGATATTGATCTGAAGAACCATCCGGCAGGAATTTACATGCTGGAGATTATTTTAGGAGATGAAGTAATGCACCAGCAAATTATCAATCAATAA
- the bamD gene encoding outer membrane protein assembly factor BamD, whose product MKSWKRFLFFVLAFGIIALSGCSEYQEVLKSTDTTLKLQKAKEYYDAGLYYKALPLFEDLINFYKGTKEMEDISYYYAYTHFHLNENLLAAYYFKNFSITYPYNEHAEECLFMNAKCYYILSPDIQLEQSYTEKAIGELQLFVNQYPSGKYVPDANQMIDDMRRKLDLKAYKSAELYFKMGRYSASSVAFKNLLHDYPDSPYIERAMFMIIKSNYLYALNSVPSKQRERYQTTLDSYQIFANKYAGSSYMNEAKDLYETTNKNITKIKTDEQE is encoded by the coding sequence ATGAAAAGTTGGAAACGCTTTTTATTCTTTGTACTTGCCTTTGGAATCATAGCACTTTCAGGATGTAGTGAATATCAGGAAGTATTAAAAAGCACTGATACCACTCTCAAACTTCAAAAGGCTAAAGAATATTACGATGCAGGTCTTTATTATAAGGCACTCCCCCTTTTTGAAGATTTGATAAACTTCTATAAAGGCACAAAGGAGATGGAAGATATTTCCTACTATTACGCTTACACCCATTTTCATCTCAATGAAAATCTGTTGGCCGCCTATTATTTTAAAAACTTTTCCATAACCTACCCTTATAATGAGCATGCTGAAGAGTGCCTTTTCATGAATGCTAAATGTTATTACATTTTATCACCTGACATTCAATTAGAACAATCATATACCGAAAAAGCGATTGGTGAATTACAGCTATTTGTAAACCAGTACCCATCGGGAAAGTATGTGCCTGATGCAAATCAGATGATTGACGACATGCGTCGCAAACTTGATCTTAAAGCATACAAAAGCGCTGAGCTTTATTTTAAAATGGGCCGATACAGCGCCTCCTCTGTTGCTTTCAAAAACCTTTTACATGACTATCCTGACAGTCCGTACATTGAACGCGCTATGTTCATGATAATTAAGTCAAATTACCTGTATGCTTTAAACAGTGTTCCTTCAAAACAAAGGGAACGTTATCAGACCACTTTGGACAGCTACCAGATTTTTGCAAATAAATATGCCGGCAGTTCTTACATGAATGAGGCAAAAGATCTTTACGAAACAACCAATAAAAACATAACTAAAATCAAAACTGATGAGCAAGAATAA